From a single Lactococcus allomyrinae genomic region:
- the rlmD gene encoding 23S rRNA (uracil(1939)-C(5))-methyltransferase RlmD, giving the protein MINLKIGQKISLEIERMGINGEGIGVISGRLVFVPYALPGEEIVAEITENARNFSRAKLVEIKKKSPNRVKPMDRAYHEMSQSHIMHLSYPMQLEFKRDVLRQALEKYKPAGWSSYDLRPTLGMKDTLHYRNKLQFQVRRLNDGTVIAGLYKEGTHHLVNLENCLVQDAKTQEIINQICRLIEKFDLPVYDERKIGGIRTVMVRRSRKTGEVQIIFISSTPIILDGQVWPELREEPSKRQKNSFVKFDKMLSALTEQFQEIVTVAVNFHPKKTSEIYGERTQILFNEKETITEGVLDYDFELSPRAFYQLNSEQANVLYAEAVKALHPKKDDRVIDAYCGVGTIGFAVAKKVKSVHGMDITPESIFDARNNAKRLGLKNCHYEIGKAERIIPNWNKSGHRATAMIVDPPRTGLDDALLETITKFPPERIVYVSCNVSTLAKDLVVLANYYKVEYIQSVDMFPHTARTEAVVKLTKRPEPLKIVKFEHKDENLSAFRGRKTGHTTRKQGNKR; this is encoded by the coding sequence ATGATAAATTTAAAAATTGGACAAAAAATATCGCTTGAAATTGAGCGAATGGGAATAAATGGTGAGGGAATCGGAGTCATATCAGGACGCTTGGTTTTCGTGCCTTATGCGTTACCAGGTGAAGAAATTGTCGCTGAAATTACTGAAAATGCACGGAATTTTAGCAGAGCAAAATTGGTAGAAATAAAGAAAAAATCACCAAATCGTGTAAAACCAATGGACCGCGCTTATCACGAGATGAGTCAGTCGCATATCATGCATCTCTCCTATCCGATGCAGCTAGAATTTAAACGTGATGTGCTACGTCAGGCTTTGGAAAAATATAAACCAGCGGGCTGGTCATCTTATGACTTGCGTCCAACTTTGGGTATGAAAGATACTTTGCATTATCGTAACAAGTTGCAGTTTCAAGTGAGACGTCTCAATGATGGAACAGTAATTGCAGGACTTTACAAAGAAGGTACCCATCATCTGGTCAATCTGGAAAATTGTTTGGTACAGGATGCAAAAACGCAAGAAATTATTAATCAAATTTGCCGTTTGATTGAAAAATTTGACTTGCCTGTTTATGATGAACGTAAGATTGGTGGAATTCGGACGGTAATGGTGCGTCGTTCGCGAAAAACTGGTGAGGTGCAGATTATTTTTATTAGCTCCACACCGATTATTTTGGATGGACAAGTTTGGCCTGAATTACGTGAAGAACCATCAAAACGTCAGAAAAATAGCTTTGTCAAATTTGATAAAATGCTGTCAGCATTGACAGAACAATTTCAAGAGATTGTAACGGTTGCAGTGAATTTTCATCCGAAAAAAACGAGTGAAATTTATGGTGAACGAACACAAATTTTGTTTAATGAAAAAGAAACCATCACCGAGGGTGTGCTGGACTACGATTTTGAGCTGAGTCCGCGAGCTTTTTATCAGCTGAACTCTGAGCAGGCCAATGTGCTTTATGCTGAGGCTGTGAAAGCGCTCCATCCGAAAAAAGATGACCGTGTGATTGATGCTTATTGTGGTGTGGGTACGATTGGTTTTGCTGTCGCAAAAAAAGTTAAATCTGTTCATGGCATGGATATTACTCCAGAGTCGATTTTTGATGCACGTAATAATGCAAAACGTCTAGGCTTGAAGAACTGTCACTATGAGATTGGTAAGGCAGAGCGGATTATTCCAAATTGGAATAAATCTGGTCATCGTGCAACTGCGATGATTGTTGACCCGCCTCGTACTGGACTTGATGATGCCTTACTTGAGACAATCACGAAATTCCCACCTGAGCGGATTGTATATGTGAGCTGTAATGTTTCAACCCTTGCCAAAGATCTGGTGGTTCTTGCCAATTACTACAAAGTAGAATATATTCAATCTGTTGATATGTTTCCTCATACTGCTCGGACGGAGGCTGTGGTGAAATTGACTAAACGTCCAGAGCCATTAAAAATTGTGAAATTTGAACATAAAGATGAGAATCTAAGTGCTTTCAGAGGGAGAAAAACAGGTCACACTACTCGAAAACAAGGGAATAAGCGTTGA
- the recX gene encoding recombination regulator RecX, whose amino-acid sequence MGKITEIKKLKKLYRIDLENCTEDKIYVCDDTIVHFILITGKTITDEELISIINFDQFARGKSLALYYISFKPRTCAEVRKYLYEHDILEEQASEILSVLTENKLIDDKNYAENFIQGKISMSTAGPYQIKQKLYLKGINKSIIEQALQELYTEEKQIDVAYKLAEKQVRSTAHKLPLNQLKQKIIQTLTTKGFSYSVSSIALDSLELESDEDNEMTLLIGELSKADHRYSRNYDGHEREQRIIQHLVRKGFSYTMIRSALQDYPLE is encoded by the coding sequence ATGGGAAAAATTACTGAAATAAAAAAACTCAAAAAACTATATCGAATTGATTTAGAAAACTGTACCGAAGATAAAATATATGTTTGCGATGACACCATTGTTCATTTCATACTAATCACAGGCAAAACAATCACTGACGAAGAATTAATAAGCATCATAAACTTTGACCAGTTTGCGAGAGGAAAATCACTTGCCCTCTACTACATTTCTTTCAAACCCCGCACTTGCGCAGAAGTTAGAAAATATCTTTATGAACATGATATATTGGAGGAACAAGCCTCCGAGATTCTGTCAGTACTGACAGAAAATAAACTCATTGATGATAAAAACTATGCAGAAAATTTTATTCAAGGAAAAATTTCCATGTCCACCGCGGGTCCCTATCAGATTAAACAGAAATTATATCTAAAAGGAATTAATAAATCCATTATAGAGCAAGCGCTCCAAGAACTTTACACTGAAGAAAAACAGATTGACGTTGCGTACAAACTTGCAGAAAAACAAGTCCGTTCAACCGCTCATAAGCTCCCTTTGAACCAACTTAAACAAAAAATCATTCAAACCTTAACCACTAAAGGTTTCTCTTATTCTGTTAGTTCAATTGCATTAGACAGTCTAGAATTAGAGTCAGATGAAGACAATGAAATGACACTTCTCATAGGCGAATTATCCAAAGCTGATCATCGCTATTCACGAAATTACGATGGACACGAACGCGAACAAAGAATTATCCAGCATTTAGTTCGTAAAGGCTTTTCTTACACGATGATACGCTCCGCACTCCAAGATTATCCCCTCGAATAA